From a region of the Babesia bovis T2Bo chromosome 1, whole genome shotgun sequence genome:
- a CDS encoding protein kinase domain containing protein, whose amino-acid sequence MNKYASELVMRLHYSNVKVVTRSVCWKPIRISHRSDASAGLTSPSVSIIRQLENAPPEDIIVVGNAVNQYFFQSKLAQTNTAVIWSCFDVVAKELCCIKAYYVESFTKERAIRCNRGEVEVISLMDKVIDEALYHASVTFHPGVCTLREIVVDLKNSVFYLVMDHYPGQILHYDEQNKVYTGISPGNMIRPDTDSCSLQLFNENDAKIIIQDISLTLKYLHANGIIHKDLKPENILLTGSIPLAHEAVIMPFIQEVNISTDYPADIELYSTFYGEELLEHVKEFIMSHNSVSYEDAPVCGVVPRHFPYSPALENEMDFNLADQCPIICDIIKDSDDHSTVRIGSSALNYARRLKEENEASSIPILDFFLSQDGPSIRYHRHEAIQEAAASFYKLKGEKPELSTSMAHHEMVRQPSVVLTDFGVASIAESGDGIADPLIFDGEGTTSFTSPEALKDLECGISGSKRDIFSLGAILFTMIFGKLPYEGNSGIVLLVNMLHKPLQFPNYRQVSDELKELLRGMLNTDPRQRFDIDQVVSHPWFSVV is encoded by the coding sequence ATGAACAAGTATGCCTCCGAGTTGGTAATGCGCTTGCATTATTCTAATGTGAAGGTTGTCACACGTAGTGTATGCTGGAAGCCAATAAGGATCAGCCACAGAAGTGATGCATCTGCGGGATTAACGAGCCCATCGGTGAGCATCATACGCCAACTGGAGAATGCTCCGCCTGAGGATATAATAGTGGTTGGCAATGCAGTTAATCAATACTTTTTCCAATCAAAACTAGCTCAAACAAATACAGCAGTCATTTGGTCATGCTTCGATGTAGTGGCAAAAGAACTTTGTTGCATCAAGGCGTACTATGTCGAATCCTTTACTAAGGAGCGGGCTATACGATGTAATCGCGGAGAAGTTGAAGTAATAAGTTTGATGGACAAGGTTATTGATGAAGCGCTTTACCATGCTTCTGTTACATTTCACCCAGGCGTATGCACTCTTCGAGAGATCGTAGTTGACTTAAAAAATAGTGTATTTTATTTGGTTATGGACCACTATCCCGGACAGATTTTACACTACGATGAACAAAACAAAGTTTATACGGGCATTTCCCCTGGTAATATGATCCGTCCGGATACTGATTCCTGCTCTCTGCAGTTATTCAATGAGAATGATGCAAAGATCATCATTCAGGATATATCTCTAACATTAAAGTACTTGCATGCCAATGGCATAATTCATAAGGACTTAAAACCTGAAAATATACTTCTGACAGGATCGATTCCATTAGCACATGAGGCTGTGATTATGCCTTTTATACAGgaagttaatatatcaacgGATTATCCCGCTGATATTGAGTTATATAGCACATTCTACGGTGAGGAGCTCTTGGAGCACGTAAAAGAATTTATTATGTCGCACAATTCGGTTTCATATGAAGATGCGCCCGTATGCGGAGTTGTGCCCAGGCATTTCCCTTATAGTCCCGCTCTAGAAAATGAGATGGACTTTAATTTGGCTGATCAATGTCCCATAATATGTGACATAATAAAGGATTCTGATGATCACAGTACGGTGCGGATCGGATCGTCAGCGCTTAACTATGCAAGACGTTTAAAAGAGGAGAACGAAGCTTCTTCAATACCGATTTTGGATTTCTTCTTATCGCAGGATGGGCCCAGTATACGATATCATAGGCATGAGGCGATACAAGAAGCTGCAGCGTCTTTTTACAAGTTAAAAGGGGAGAAACCTGAACTAAGCACATCCATGGCTCATCATGAAATGGTCCGCCAACCATCTGTAGTGTTGACCGACTTCGGTGTTGCCAGTATCGCAGAAAGTGGAGACGGTATTGCGGATCCACTGATTTTTGATGGTGAGGGTACCACTTCTTTTACTAGCCCAGAGGCATTGAAGGATCTTGAGTGCGGGATATCTGGTAGCAAACGTGATATTTTTTCATTAGGTGCGATCCTTTTCACGATGATATTCGGTAAGCTGCCATATGAGGGCAATTCGGGGATCGTTCTGCTGGTCAATATGCTTCATAAGCCATTGCAGTTCCCAAATTACAGACAAGTGTCAGATGAGCTGAAGGAGCTCCTACGTGGAATGCTAAATACAGATCCCCGCCAGAGGTTCGACATTGACCAGGTAGTATCACATCCGTGGTTTTCTGTCGTTTGA
- a CDS encoding Histone-like transcription factor (CBF/NF-Y) and archaeal histone family protein, with protein sequence MSGSSDADLLEDGVDWQAKHNDNQGSDRSSAAGEGRPSGKSNNLPIARIKKIMKEGEHPGMIAADAPVLLAKACEMLIKDLTLQSWDCTVTTSRCTLQRQDVAAAIFKNDIYNFMLDIFTPDELIPKMEPKVGNAMQFNNMKLAKDPRGFAALHGAANSRNGYLRKGMAVAQIPRLMGPKDIYNPGVQRPLMSRAPQGRAMGSYNTFTMASRGVNGLNNMLQFSNRMGLGNSPQTTFTPNTPIQPRPKSQTMAPGYMHIPGINKQMSHNQHQSSYVQPYATGQNLESPRTHQPQQ encoded by the coding sequence ATGTCCGGCAGTAGTGATGCTGACCTATTGGAAGATGGAGTGGATTGGCAAGCCAAACACAACGACAACCAGGGCTCAGATCGTTCTTCAGCGGCGGGTGAAGGGCGCCCTTCTGGCAAGAGTAACAATCTGCCCATTGCGAGAATAAAAAAAATAATGAAGGAGGGTGAACACCCGGGTATGATCGCAGCAGATGCACCGGTACTACTAGCCAAAGCTTGTGAAATGCTCATAAAAGACCTTACTTTGCAGTCATGGGACTGCACTGTAACCACAAGCCGCTGCACCTTGCAAAGGCAAGATGTTGCAGCCGCTATCTTTAAGAACGACATTTACAACTTCATGTTAGATATATTCACACCTGATGAACTGATTCCAAAAATGGAGCCAAAAGTTGGCAATGCTATGCAGTTCAACAACATGAAGCTCGCCAAAGACCCACGTGGATTCGCCGCTCTGCATGGCGCGGCTAATTCTCGTAATGGCTATTTGAGAAAAGGTATGGCTGTGGCACAGATTCCTCGGCTCATGGGCcctaaagatatatataacccCGGAGTACAACGTCCCTTGATGAGTCGCGCTCCGCAGGGGCGTGCAATGGGTTCTTATAACACGTTTACGATGGCCTCCCGTGGTGTCAATGGACTGAACAATATGTTGCAGTTTTCTAATCGGATGGGATTGGGCAACTCGCCACAGACTACTTTTACACCGAACACACCGATACAACCGCGCCCCAAATCACAGACAATGGCGCCGGGATATATGCATATCCCCGGTATCAACAAACAAATGAGTCATAACCAGCATCAATCCTCATACGTTCAACCATATGCGACAGGGCAGAACCTTGAGTCCCCCAGGACTCATCAACCGCAGCAATAG